One region of Faecalibacter bovis genomic DNA includes:
- a CDS encoding putative porin, producing MKKYFFITLFGISFYSFAQVNDSLVESRTVKPLKGNSTNDSIQIFKTKIDDYKFWTENSKQSIVDTTLSIKNFYNQNFIKQDLFGKMMFPNVGSVVMDLEMQDKLFVISMLPFGKKYNYYGVNDVRYFDVKTPYTEFIYEAGVKEGSFLSTTFSHNLNSRFNYTLHYRGLNSEGRFRNEGNKNNSFVFSSNYKSKNERLKIQGHFASQKFDNQENGGVKDIYDFIYQDDRRLTNVRNIEMNMRNSRSEFDSRRVSITGVYGILNRINASDSSVYHPIQLKNSLVYEKQKMRFEQGVTEFYTSPVIGNDTRDKKYTTNFSNITTAGFQWTNRLKAEAGIKFQNVKIGVDDVLINTNPEIQFNPIRKDWTENLFGAVANIDFDWNEKLRLRANGELLQGSNYDGLYHIDAALDIQPINGYTLTAGILAQSNIPSLNLLYNQSYFADFNYFNQFDKENTQKIYGILDLDKLNTTIEAAAYNIDNYVYTNAEFLPTQLNDNINYFKLKLTNHLTFAKNFNLVSTIQYQNVTKNKEVMPLPDLILRETFYWQGKVFDGKGELQAGLNAYYFTGYNAFQYFPVTGEMMMQNGDQIQEIGDFPIIDAFINFKVQNMRFYIRGEHLNSMFSKEPKYFSAPGVPYRAFKIQLGLKWNIFT from the coding sequence ATGAAGAAGTATTTTTTCATTACATTATTCGGAATCAGTTTTTATTCATTTGCCCAAGTAAATGATTCATTAGTTGAATCCCGAACAGTGAAACCTTTAAAAGGAAATTCAACAAACGATTCAATTCAGATTTTCAAAACCAAAATAGATGATTATAAATTTTGGACAGAAAATTCGAAACAATCAATTGTTGATACAACTTTGTCTATCAAAAATTTTTACAATCAAAATTTCATTAAACAAGATTTATTCGGTAAAATGATGTTTCCGAATGTTGGATCTGTGGTAATGGATTTAGAAATGCAAGATAAACTTTTTGTTATTTCAATGCTTCCTTTCGGGAAAAAGTACAATTACTATGGTGTAAACGATGTACGTTATTTTGATGTAAAAACTCCTTATACAGAATTTATTTACGAAGCTGGTGTAAAAGAAGGAAGCTTTTTGTCGACGACTTTTTCGCATAATTTAAATTCTAGATTCAATTATACTTTACATTATCGTGGGTTAAATTCCGAAGGTAGATTTAGAAATGAAGGGAATAAGAACAATAGTTTTGTTTTTTCATCAAACTATAAATCGAAAAATGAACGATTAAAAATTCAAGGTCATTTTGCTTCTCAAAAATTTGACAACCAAGAAAATGGTGGTGTAAAAGATATTTACGATTTCATTTATCAGGACGATCGTCGTTTAACAAACGTTAGAAACATCGAAATGAACATGAGAAATTCACGTTCTGAATTTGATTCTCGTCGCGTAAGTATAACAGGAGTTTATGGTATTTTAAATCGAATCAACGCTTCAGACTCGTCTGTTTATCATCCAATTCAATTAAAAAACTCGTTGGTATATGAAAAACAAAAAATGCGTTTTGAACAAGGTGTTACAGAATTTTATACTTCTCCAGTAATTGGTAACGATACGCGTGATAAAAAATATACTACGAATTTTAGTAACATCACCACAGCAGGATTTCAATGGACAAATCGTTTAAAAGCGGAAGCCGGAATCAAATTTCAAAATGTAAAAATTGGTGTAGATGACGTCTTAATTAATACGAATCCAGAAATTCAATTTAATCCTATTCGAAAAGATTGGACTGAGAATTTATTCGGAGCTGTGGCTAATATTGATTTTGATTGGAACGAAAAATTACGTCTTCGTGCAAATGGTGAATTGTTACAAGGAAGTAATTACGATGGTTTATACCATATAGATGCGGCTTTGGATATACAACCTATTAATGGTTATACTTTAACGGCTGGTATTTTGGCACAATCAAATATTCCATCTCTTAATTTACTGTACAACCAAAGTTATTTTGCAGATTTTAATTATTTTAATCAATTTGATAAAGAAAATACACAAAAAATCTACGGAATTTTAGACTTAGATAAATTAAACACAACCATAGAAGCTGCTGCATATAATATAGATAATTACGTTTATACAAATGCAGAATTTTTACCAACACAATTGAATGATAACATCAATTATTTTAAACTAAAATTAACGAATCATTTAACGTTTGCTAAAAATTTCAATTTAGTTTCTACGATTCAATATCAAAATGTAACGAAGAATAAAGAGGTAATGCCGTTACCAGATTTAATTTTGCGTGAAACATTCTATTGGCAAGGTAAAGTTTTTGATGGAAAAGGCGAGTTACAAGCTGGTCTTAATGCATATTATTTTACTGGATATAACGCGTTTCAATATTTTCCTGTAACAGGAGAAATGATGATGCAAAACGGAGATCAAATTCAAGAGATTGGTGATTTTCCAATTATAGATGCATTCATTAACTTCAAAGTTCAGAATATGCGATTCTATATCCGAGGTGAACATTTAAACTCGATGTTCTCTAAAGAACCTAAATATTTTTCTGCTCCAGGTGTACCTTACCGAGCATTCAAAATTCAATTAGGTTTAAAGTGGAATATCTTTACATAA